A region of the Streptococcus oralis Uo5 genome:
AAAACAAGGAAATCAAGCTACGAATAATAATTCTGGCACTGTCACTCAAACATCATATAAGAATGAAAATTCAACCACTCAAGCAGTAAATAAAGTTAAGGATGCTGTTGTCTCAATCATTACTTATTCTTCTTCTAGCAGTAGACAAAGTAGTGTATTTAATGGTGATGAAACTAATTCTGATTCAGACAATCAACAAATCGCAAGTGAGGGATCAGGTGTTATCTATAAAAAAGATGATAAAGATGCCTATCTTGTAACTAATACTCACGTTATCAATGGAGCTTCAAAAGTTGATATTCGCTTGGCAGATGGTACCAAGGTTCCTGGTGAAATTGTCGGATCTGATACTTTCTCTGATATTGCTGTCGTTAAAATTTCTTCAGAAAAAGTTACAACAGTAGCAGAATTTGGGGATTCAAGCCAACTTAGTGTTGGAGAAACAGCGATTGCTATTGGTAGTCCTCTAGGTTCAGAATATGCTAATACAGTTACACAGGGAATCATCTCAAGTCTTAATCGAAATGTTTCTCTAAAATCTGAAGATGGTCAAGCTATTTCAACAAAAGCCATTCAAACAGATACGGCTATTAACCCTGGTAACTCTGGTGGTCCACTTGTAAACATTCAAGGACAAGTAATTGGTATTACATCAAGTAAAATTGCAAGTAATGGTGGAACATCTGTAGAAGGTCTTGGTTTTGCAATTCCTTCAAACGATGCACAAAATATCATTAAACAGCTTGAAAGTAATGGTAAAGTGACTCGTCCAGCTCTTGGAATTCAAATGGTCAATCTGTCAAATGTTGGAGCTAGTGATCTTAGAAAACTTAACATTCCAAGTAGCCTCACTTCAGGTGTAGTTGTTCGATCTGTTCAAAACAATATGCCAGCAAATGGACATCTTCAAAAATACGATGTCATTACCAAAGTTGACGACAAAGAGATTGCTTCATCAACAGACCTACAACACGCTCTTTACAATCATGCTATCGGAGATACTATCAAAGTAACCTACTACCGTAATGGTAAGGAGGAAACAACCTCAATTAAACTAGATAAGAATTCTGGTGATTTAGAGTCTTAATTGACATCAGTGTAAAGAAAACTTTACAGAAAGTAAAAGATATGTTAGTGTAGAATCATGGAAAAATTTGAAATGATTTCTATCTCTGAAATACAAAAGAATCCTTACCAA
Encoded here:
- a CDS encoding S1C family serine protease, whose amino-acid sequence is MKHLQKFYKKGVKVLAIILIGFLSGALGSFVTLQLYQKQGNQATNNNSGTVTQTSYKNENSTTQAVNKVKDAVVSIITYSSSSSRQSSVFNGDETNSDSDNQQIASEGSGVIYKKDDKDAYLVTNTHVINGASKVDIRLADGTKVPGEIVGSDTFSDIAVVKISSEKVTTVAEFGDSSQLSVGETAIAIGSPLGSEYANTVTQGIISSLNRNVSLKSEDGQAISTKAIQTDTAINPGNSGGPLVNIQGQVIGITSSKIASNGGTSVEGLGFAIPSNDAQNIIKQLESNGKVTRPALGIQMVNLSNVGASDLRKLNIPSSLTSGVVVRSVQNNMPANGHLQKYDVITKVDDKEIASSTDLQHALYNHAIGDTIKVTYYRNGKEETTSIKLDKNSGDLES